In Halorhabdus tiamatea SARL4B, a genomic segment contains:
- a CDS encoding hemolysin family protein → MDPVAAAPIETSWPLAVTVFDVSLSTELITALGGVTILVLLGLSAFYSSSEIAMFSLPAHRIEVLVEDGMPGAETLQSLKADPHKLLVTILVGNNIVNIAMSSISTGLLAEYLTRSQSVAVSTFGITTLVLLFGEIAPKSYAVENTESWALSISKPLKWSERLLYPLVVLFDKMTTVITWATGSDAAIETSYVTREEIRDMIQTGEREGVLDEEERQMLQRTLRFNRTIAKEVMTPRLDMDAISADATIEEAITECVHSGHARLPVYEGSLDNVIGVVHIRDLVRDRDYGGAADADLDAVIEPTLHVPESKNVDELLAEMRAERLHMVIVIDEFGTTEGLVTMEDLTEEIVGEILEGEEEVPIEFVDDDTVTVKGEVNIEEVNEALDIDLPEGEEFETIAGFIFNRAGRLVEEGESIEYEGVRIHVEQVENTRIMKARISRLEEADTLEATDEADDAPETDDGGD, encoded by the coding sequence ATGGATCCTGTAGCAGCAGCCCCCATCGAAACTAGCTGGCCCCTCGCGGTAACGGTATTCGACGTGAGCCTTTCGACCGAGCTTATCACGGCCCTCGGCGGCGTGACGATACTCGTGTTGCTCGGTCTGTCGGCCTTCTATAGCTCCTCGGAGATCGCGATGTTCTCCCTGCCGGCTCACCGGATCGAGGTCTTAGTCGAGGACGGGATGCCTGGCGCGGAGACGCTCCAGTCGTTGAAAGCCGATCCCCACAAGTTGCTCGTGACGATCCTGGTCGGCAACAACATCGTCAACATCGCGATGTCCTCGATCTCGACGGGACTGCTGGCCGAGTATCTCACCCGGAGCCAGTCGGTTGCCGTCAGTACCTTCGGGATCACAACCCTGGTACTGCTCTTCGGCGAGATCGCCCCGAAGAGTTACGCCGTCGAGAACACCGAATCGTGGGCGCTGTCCATCTCAAAGCCCCTGAAATGGTCCGAGCGGCTGTTGTATCCGTTGGTCGTCCTCTTCGATAAGATGACGACTGTCATCACGTGGGCGACCGGGAGTGACGCTGCCATCGAGACATCCTACGTGACACGCGAGGAGATCAGGGACATGATCCAGACCGGCGAGCGAGAAGGCGTCCTCGACGAGGAGGAGCGCCAGATGCTCCAGCGGACGCTCCGATTCAACCGAACGATCGCCAAAGAGGTCATGACGCCGCGGCTGGACATGGATGCCATCTCCGCCGACGCCACGATCGAGGAGGCAATCACTGAGTGTGTCCACAGCGGCCACGCTCGCCTGCCGGTCTACGAGGGGAGCCTCGACAACGTCATCGGCGTCGTCCACATCAGGGACCTCGTCCGGGATCGCGACTACGGCGGCGCTGCGGATGCCGACCTCGACGCCGTGATCGAGCCGACCTTGCACGTCCCCGAGAGCAAGAACGTCGACGAACTGCTGGCCGAGATGCGTGCCGAACGCCTCCACATGGTAATCGTCATCGACGAGTTCGGGACCACCGAGGGACTCGTGACGATGGAGGACCTCACCGAGGAGATCGTCGGCGAGATCTTAGAGGGCGAAGAAGAGGTTCCCATCGAGTTCGTCGACGACGACACCGTGACCGTCAAAGGCGAGGTCAACATCGAGGAGGTCAACGAGGCCCTCGACATCGACCTCCCGGAGGGCGAGGAGTTCGAGACCATCGCCGGGTTCATCTTCAACCGGGCCGGGCGACTCGTCGAGGAGGGTGAGTCCATCGAGTACGAGGGCGTCCGGATTCACGTCGAACAGGTCGAGAACACCCGGATCATGAAGGCCCGCATCTCGCGTCTGGAAGAGGCGGACACACTCGAAGCGACGGACGAAGCGGACGACGCCCCGGAGACCGACGACGGCGGAGACTGA
- a CDS encoding PIN domain-containing protein, translated as MSVPDPVVFDAEPLVAHAEDEPGSDVVETYLDAVAVEDATGYVSRVNLTEFRYTIARKYDRPTADEYLDWLTELGVEPVDVAAVWTAAAECVLRHNPALGDAFALATAEHLDGTLLVGGDDDYDGVTDIPIERFRDGGV; from the coding sequence ATGTCGGTCCCGGATCCCGTCGTCTTCGACGCTGAGCCGCTCGTTGCCCATGCTGAGGACGAACCCGGAAGCGACGTGGTCGAGACGTATCTCGATGCTGTCGCGGTCGAGGACGCGACCGGCTACGTCAGCCGCGTGAACCTCACGGAATTCCGGTATACGATCGCGAGGAAATACGATCGCCCCACTGCCGACGAGTATCTCGACTGGCTCACTGAGCTCGGGGTCGAGCCGGTCGACGTTGCGGCGGTGTGGACGGCGGCGGCTGAGTGCGTCCTCAGGCACAACCCGGCGCTTGGTGATGCCTTCGCGCTGGCGACCGCCGAACACCTCGACGGGACGCTGCTAGTTGGAGGGGATGACGACTACGACGGGGTCACGGATATACCGATAGAGCGGTTCCGCGATGGCGGCGTTTGA
- a CDS encoding DUF5828 family protein: MDESVSGFKVRGGWVDVVEHGERITRALRELADEHDVDEDALAEFDDWRPKSHERLDEDVNEKTAQQARLDEGKGEKQGKDPDDDLRTAGEKLADSYENLDEPDEAVDAWGESIDYVARAADSAGRKAIRAVEDTVYRNVMTQVAPYYFDNDLISANLRRIDGEDPEYVFEVNVNDDDLKIRVSNKLADLDQEVDRWHIDAPKETDASAAAEGVEVPDEDREWTDSTTT; this comes from the coding sequence ATGGACGAGAGCGTCTCCGGATTCAAAGTTCGCGGCGGCTGGGTCGACGTGGTCGAACACGGCGAGCGCATCACACGTGCGCTCCGGGAACTCGCCGACGAACACGACGTCGACGAGGATGCCTTAGCGGAGTTCGACGACTGGCGACCCAAGAGCCACGAGCGACTCGACGAGGACGTCAACGAAAAGACCGCCCAGCAGGCCCGTCTCGACGAGGGGAAGGGCGAGAAACAGGGCAAAGATCCCGACGACGACCTCCGGACGGCCGGCGAGAAACTCGCCGATTCGTATGAAAACTTAGACGAACCCGACGAGGCCGTCGACGCGTGGGGCGAGTCGATCGATTACGTCGCTCGCGCCGCCGATTCGGCCGGCCGGAAGGCGATCCGGGCGGTCGAGGATACAGTCTATCGCAACGTCATGACGCAGGTTGCTCCCTATTACTTCGACAACGACCTCATCAGCGCGAACCTCCGGCGCATCGACGGCGAGGACCCCGAGTACGTCTTCGAGGTCAACGTCAACGACGACGACCTCAAGATTCGCGTCTCGAACAAACTCGCCGATCTTGACCAGGAAGTCGACCGCTGGCACATCGACGCGCCGAAGGAGACTGATGCCTCCGCGGCTGCCGAGGGCGTCGAGGTTCCGGACGAGGACCGCGAGTGGACCGACTCGACGACGACGTGA
- the upp gene encoding uracil phosphoribosyltransferase — protein sequence MTIEDHERAKVVSHALARDTLTRLRDVETEQVAFRKGLVKLGRICGYEIVDGLLESEPVTVETPLTTTEGERVGEMDDVVIVNVLRAATPFVEGLLKAFPRAKQGVISAGRDEEGGMDSEGRFNISIEYKKLPEIHDEDTLILADPMLATGSTMCAVLEEVLDGVDPERVIVLSAVSAPEGLDRLREEFPDVELLTVAVDDHLDDDGYIVPGLGDAGDRAFRTT from the coding sequence ATGACTATCGAAGACCACGAACGCGCGAAGGTCGTCTCCCACGCGCTGGCCCGGGACACGCTCACACGACTGCGAGACGTCGAGACTGAACAGGTCGCCTTCCGGAAGGGACTCGTGAAACTCGGCCGGATCTGTGGCTACGAGATCGTCGACGGCCTCTTAGAGAGCGAACCCGTCACCGTCGAGACGCCCCTCACAACGACCGAGGGCGAGCGCGTCGGCGAGATGGACGACGTCGTGATCGTCAACGTCCTCCGGGCGGCGACGCCGTTCGTCGAGGGGTTGCTCAAGGCCTTCCCGCGCGCGAAGCAGGGCGTCATCTCCGCCGGCCGCGACGAGGAGGGGGGCATGGACAGCGAGGGGCGATTCAACATCTCCATCGAGTACAAGAAACTGCCGGAGATCCACGACGAGGACACGCTTATCCTCGCCGACCCGATGCTCGCGACCGGGTCGACGATGTGTGCCGTCCTCGAGGAAGTCCTCGACGGCGTCGACCCCGAGCGCGTGATCGTCCTCTCGGCAGTCAGCGCACCCGAGGGCCTCGATCGACTCCGCGAGGAGTTCCCCGACGTCGAACTCCTGACCGTCGCGGTCGACGACCACCTCGACGACGACGGCTACATCGTCCCTGGGCTGGGCGACGCCGGCGACCGCGCGTTCCGGACGACGTAA
- a CDS encoding inorganic phosphate transporter, giving the protein MGLLVTVATLVVAALAGLFMAWAIGAGSSGSTPFAPAVGANAISVMRAAFVVGLLGLAGAVLQGANVSETVGSGLILFPDGGGLTPAASILLLLIAGGLVAVGVFSGYPIATAFTVTGAVVGVGLALGGQPAWGTYQEIVALWVATPFLGGGIAYVTARWLQSGVGGENRIVAALAALVGVIVSNVEFSVLGEAGEGASIAVAVSRAAGDPAFGPVAVTVVVAGLSAGVLYRSLRTDRAAAQRQFLLVLGGLVAFSAGGSQVGLAVGPVLPVVDPYDVPLLAVLFGGGLGLLAGSWTGAPRMIKALSQDYSSLSPRRSIAALIPAFAIAQTAVFFGIPVSFNEIMVSAIVGSGFAAGDAGISRAKMGYTVLAWVGSLALALAAGYAGYTLLAMV; this is encoded by the coding sequence ATGGGACTTCTCGTCACGGTCGCGACGCTCGTCGTCGCCGCGCTGGCGGGGCTGTTCATGGCGTGGGCGATCGGTGCGGGCTCGTCGGGTTCGACTCCCTTTGCGCCTGCCGTCGGAGCCAACGCCATCTCGGTGATGCGGGCGGCCTTCGTCGTCGGCCTGCTCGGACTGGCGGGCGCGGTGCTCCAGGGTGCGAACGTCTCCGAGACGGTCGGGTCCGGACTTATTCTGTTCCCTGACGGCGGCGGATTGACTCCGGCCGCTTCGATCTTGCTGCTCCTCATCGCCGGCGGCCTGGTCGCCGTCGGCGTGTTCAGCGGCTACCCGATCGCGACGGCTTTTACGGTGACCGGCGCAGTCGTCGGTGTCGGGCTGGCGCTGGGGGGCCAGCCGGCCTGGGGAACCTATCAGGAGATCGTCGCGCTGTGGGTCGCGACGCCGTTTCTGGGCGGCGGGATCGCCTACGTCACCGCCCGGTGGCTCCAGAGCGGGGTCGGCGGCGAGAACCGTATCGTCGCCGCACTGGCCGCTCTCGTCGGCGTCATCGTCTCGAACGTCGAGTTCAGCGTCCTCGGGGAAGCCGGCGAGGGGGCGTCGATCGCGGTCGCCGTCTCGCGAGCGGCAGGTGACCCCGCGTTCGGCCCCGTGGCAGTGACCGTCGTCGTGGCCGGTCTGTCCGCCGGCGTCCTCTATCGATCCCTCCGGACCGACCGGGCGGCCGCCCAGCGACAGTTCTTGCTCGTCCTCGGCGGGTTGGTCGCCTTCTCGGCGGGCGGAAGTCAGGTCGGCCTCGCCGTCGGCCCCGTCCTCCCGGTCGTCGATCCCTACGACGTCCCGCTGCTCGCGGTGCTGTTCGGCGGCGGGCTCGGACTGCTCGCGGGTTCCTGGACCGGCGCGCCCCGGATGATCAAGGCGCTGAGCCAGGACTACTCCTCGCTGTCCCCGCGGCGGTCGATCGCGGCGCTGATCCCCGCGTTCGCGATCGCCCAGACGGCTGTCTTCTTCGGGATCCCGGTCTCGTTCAACGAGATCATGGTGAGTGCCATCGTTGGCAGCGGCTTCGCCGCCGGTGACGCGGGAATCAGCCGGGCGAAAATGGGCTACACTGTCCTGGCGTGGGTCGGCTCGCTCGCGCTCGCGCTGGCCGCCGGCTACGCTGGCTATACGTTGCTCGCGATGGTGTGA
- a CDS encoding AbrB/MazE/SpoVT family DNA-binding domain-containing protein — translation MSDSEQSDNSEKEVVAVTKHGQATIPKRFREKLGIDAPGKVLFRETEDGTVIVEDVRSPSEMRGFAARSEASTEKSATEILREKRERDRNERDAAFQSEE, via the coding sequence ATGAGTGACTCAGAACAATCAGACAACTCTGAAAAAGAGGTCGTCGCGGTCACCAAACACGGCCAGGCGACCATTCCCAAGCGGTTCCGCGAGAAACTCGGGATCGACGCGCCTGGAAAAGTGCTCTTTCGGGAAACCGAGGACGGAACGGTGATCGTCGAAGACGTCCGTTCGCCGAGCGAGATGCGGGGGTTCGCCGCCCGCAGTGAAGCCTCGACCGAAAAGTCTGCGACCGAAATCCTTCGTGAGAAGCGTGAGCGCGACCGGAACGAACGTGATGCGGCGTTTCAATCGGAGGAGTGA